In one Pseudomonas sp. SG20056 genomic region, the following are encoded:
- a CDS encoding DUF1513 domain-containing protein translates to MNRRAFLGLSIAAVAATAAAAGTYGGWTLMHSGAQPLLLSARNDSAGKHYAVCYRLDGSQVFATQVNERCHDVIGHPFLPMALFVGRRPSTQSYLIDTRDGRLLQTLNSPKQRHFYGHAVFHKDGEWLYATENDTSDPGRGVLGVYRLQGEQLLRSSELSTHGIGPHQLLWMPDGETLAVANGGIRTEADSRVEMNLNAMESSLVLLRRDGSLVSKEQLPERMNSVRHMAVASDGTLVTGQQYMGELSDVVPLLAIKRPGQSFQHFPVADAQRQLMNQYTASVAIHSELRLLALTAPRGNRVFIWDLDSAELRLDAPLADCAGVGAVTDGFVVSSGVGRCRLYDCRSTQISSQPLQLPAGLWDNHLRLA, encoded by the coding sequence ATCAATCGCCGCGCCTTTCTAGGCCTGAGCATCGCTGCTGTTGCCGCTACCGCAGCGGCCGCCGGCACTTACGGTGGCTGGACGCTGATGCACAGCGGCGCACAGCCGTTATTACTATCGGCGCGCAACGACAGCGCCGGCAAGCACTATGCCGTGTGTTATCGACTGGATGGCAGCCAGGTATTTGCCACTCAGGTGAACGAGCGCTGCCACGATGTGATCGGCCACCCGTTCTTGCCCATGGCGTTGTTTGTCGGCCGTCGTCCGAGCACTCAGAGCTACCTGATCGACACCCGCGACGGCCGCCTGCTGCAAACCCTGAATTCGCCCAAGCAGCGCCACTTCTACGGCCATGCGGTATTCCACAAGGACGGCGAATGGCTGTACGCCACCGAGAATGACACCTCCGATCCCGGTCGCGGCGTACTCGGGGTCTATCGCCTGCAAGGTGAACAGTTGCTACGCAGCAGCGAACTGTCGACTCACGGCATCGGCCCGCACCAGCTGCTCTGGATGCCCGACGGTGAAACCCTGGCAGTGGCCAACGGCGGTATCCGCACCGAGGCGGACAGCCGGGTGGAAATGAACCTCAACGCCATGGAGTCCAGCCTGGTGCTGCTGCGCCGCGACGGCAGCCTGGTCAGCAAGGAACAGCTGCCCGAACGGATGAACAGCGTGCGCCATATGGCCGTGGCCAGTGACGGCACCCTGGTGACCGGGCAGCAATATATGGGCGAGCTCAGCGATGTGGTGCCGCTGTTGGCGATCAAACGCCCTGGCCAGTCCTTCCAGCACTTCCCAGTGGCCGATGCGCAGCGCCAGCTGATGAATCAATACACCGCCAGCGTGGCGATCCACAGCGAGCTGCGCCTGCTGGCGTTGACTGCGCCACGCGGCAACCGGGTGTTTATCTGGGATCTGGACAGCGCCGAGCTACGCCTGGATGCGCCTCTGGCCGACTGCGCCGGCGTTGGCGCGGTAACCGACGGCTTTGTGGTCAGCAGCGGCGTCGGTCGTTGCCGGCTATATGACTGCCGCAGCACCCAAATCAGCAGCCAGCCACTGCAACTGCCTGCCGGCCTGTGGGACAACCACCTACGCCTGGCCTAG
- a CDS encoding methyl-accepting chemotaxis protein, with translation MFLQKSLRAQILALLGGSLALILITALACFSFLSNGMQSYRGLLDGPVEASRLIDSANVEFKIQVQEWKNVLLRGQDSENLNKYWGQFEAQERKVQDTLDQLAELAATDPQLKTQIERLRSEHQTLGANYRKGRDAFVAASGDAKAGDAAVKGIDRAASEQMSMLVTRLREQSLDQATMLNASGERTILVGTVVMLAATIFIALLSLWLVNRNLIIPIRHLISHVDELSHGRFGQHMETNRADELGMLAIASNTLRDFLASTTHSLQQSSNNLDNASGELNNIASRMTQGIQDQFNRTDQVATAMHEMSATAQEVARHAAEAAGAADAADNAARQGETVMQATIKTITDIRSEISNTSEVIRRLESDSGRIGKVLEVIRGIAEQTNLLALNAAIEAARAGEQGRGFAVVADEVRTLAQRTAQSTAEIHQIIDTVQTGAVNAVRAIESGQQRSEEGVTQVTEAGATLQLITNAVEAIRDMNRQIATAAEEQTSVAEDISRNLTEITAIAGSNQENVERTQAASKNLSTLSGELGEVTRRLGA, from the coding sequence ATGTTTCTGCAAAAATCCTTGCGCGCGCAAATTCTCGCCCTGCTCGGCGGTAGTCTGGCGCTGATCTTGATCACGGCACTGGCCTGCTTCAGCTTTCTTTCCAACGGTATGCAATCCTACCGCGGCCTACTCGACGGCCCGGTAGAAGCATCGCGCCTGATCGATTCAGCCAACGTTGAGTTCAAGATCCAGGTACAGGAATGGAAAAATGTCCTGCTGCGTGGCCAAGACAGTGAAAACCTGAACAAGTACTGGGGCCAATTCGAGGCACAAGAACGCAAGGTACAGGACACTCTTGACCAGCTTGCAGAACTTGCCGCCACTGATCCGCAATTGAAAACCCAGATCGAACGCCTACGCAGCGAACATCAAACTCTTGGTGCCAACTACCGCAAGGGCCGTGATGCTTTTGTCGCAGCCTCCGGCGACGCCAAGGCCGGTGACGCGGCAGTGAAGGGTATTGACCGCGCCGCAAGCGAACAGATGAGCATGCTGGTCACCCGACTGCGCGAGCAAAGCCTGGATCAGGCCACCATGCTCAATGCCTCCGGCGAGCGCACCATTCTGGTCGGCACAGTGGTCATGCTGGCCGCCACCATATTTATCGCGCTACTTAGCCTTTGGCTGGTCAACCGCAACCTGATCATTCCCATCCGCCACCTGATCAGTCATGTCGACGAGCTCAGCCATGGCCGCTTCGGCCAGCACATGGAAACCAACCGAGCAGACGAACTGGGCATGCTGGCAATTGCCTCCAACACCCTGCGCGACTTCCTAGCCAGCACCACCCATAGCCTGCAACAGAGCAGCAACAACCTAGATAACGCGAGTGGAGAGCTAAACAATATCGCCTCACGCATGACACAGGGCATCCAGGATCAGTTCAACCGCACCGATCAGGTAGCCACTGCCATGCACGAAATGTCCGCCACCGCTCAGGAAGTCGCGCGCCACGCGGCCGAAGCGGCAGGCGCGGCTGATGCAGCCGACAACGCCGCACGCCAGGGCGAAACAGTGATGCAGGCGACCATCAAGACCATCACCGATATTCGCAGCGAAATCAGCAACACCTCGGAAGTAATTCGCCGCCTGGAAAGCGACAGCGGGCGCATCGGCAAGGTGCTGGAAGTGATTCGTGGCATCGCCGAGCAGACCAACCTGCTGGCGCTCAATGCCGCCATCGAGGCCGCCCGCGCCGGCGAACAGGGCCGTGGCTTTGCCGTGGTGGCCGACGAAGTGCGCACCCTGGCCCAGCGCACCGCCCAGTCCACCGCGGAAATCCACCAGATCATCGACACCGTGCAAACCGGTGCGGTCAATGCGGTGCGCGCCATCGAGAGCGGTCAGCAGCGTAGCGAGGAAGGCGTCACCCAAGTCACCGAGGCCGGCGCTACGCTGCAGTTGATTACCAATGCAGTGGAAGCGATTCGCGATATGAATCGGCAGATCGCCACCGCCGCCGAAGAGCAAACCTCGGTGGCCGAAGACATCTCGCGCAACCTCACCGAAATCACCGCCATCGCCGGCTCCAACCAAGAAAACGTCGAGCGCACGCAGGCCGCCAGCAAAAACTTAAGCACACTCTCCGGCGAGCTGGGCGAGGTAACTCGACGCCTCGGCGCATGA
- a CDS encoding efflux RND transporter periplasmic adaptor subunit — protein MLLRRMLIMLGAVLVVVLALAAYKGFSIYQQVQMFSAPQPAISIDAATAEEHPWQGRLPAIGTLKAFQGVDLTVEVGGTVQQVLFRSGEQVTLQQPLIQMDSDVEQASLGTAQAELGLARVEYERGRSLVNRQSISKSEFDRLSASLQKANASVAQLQAQLAKKRILAPFAGTIGIRQVDVGDYLASGTTIATLQDLSKLYVDFFLPEQAVPKLAIGERVRFSVAAYPNEVFEGEIAAINPKVEDTTRNVQVRAMLANPESKLLPGMFANLEVLLPGEQNLIVVPETAITYTLYGNSVYVIGEKKGEDGQVVKDDKGQAELVVERRFVETGERREGQVVILKGLQAGEQVVSAGQLKLDNGAHVSIANANVEAKPSAE, from the coding sequence ATGTTGCTCCGCCGCATGCTGATCATGCTCGGCGCAGTACTCGTCGTGGTACTCGCCCTCGCCGCCTACAAAGGCTTTTCCATCTACCAACAAGTGCAAATGTTCTCGGCACCGCAGCCGGCCATCAGCATTGATGCCGCGACAGCAGAAGAACACCCGTGGCAGGGTCGCCTGCCGGCCATCGGCACCCTGAAAGCGTTCCAGGGTGTCGACCTGACTGTGGAAGTCGGTGGCACCGTGCAGCAGGTGCTGTTCCGCTCCGGCGAGCAGGTCACCCTGCAGCAACCGCTGATCCAGATGGACAGCGATGTCGAGCAGGCCAGTCTGGGCACTGCCCAGGCCGAACTGGGCCTGGCCCGCGTGGAGTACGAGCGCGGTCGCAGCCTGGTCAATCGCCAGAGCATCTCGAAAAGCGAGTTCGACCGCCTCTCCGCCAGCCTGCAGAAGGCCAATGCCAGCGTTGCCCAGCTGCAGGCACAACTGGCGAAGAAACGCATTCTTGCGCCCTTTGCCGGCACCATCGGCATCCGCCAGGTGGATGTCGGTGACTACCTGGCCTCCGGCACCACCATTGCCACTCTGCAGGACCTGAGCAAACTATACGTCGACTTCTTTCTGCCGGAACAGGCGGTGCCCAAACTGGCCATCGGCGAGCGCGTACGCTTCAGCGTAGCGGCTTACCCAAATGAGGTGTTCGAAGGCGAAATCGCCGCGATCAACCCCAAGGTCGAGGACACCACCCGCAACGTGCAGGTGCGCGCCATGCTGGCCAACCCGGAAAGCAAACTGCTGCCCGGCATGTTCGCCAACCTGGAAGTGCTGCTACCGGGTGAGCAGAACCTGATCGTCGTACCGGAAACCGCCATCACCTACACCCTCTACGGCAACTCGGTGTACGTGATCGGCGAGAAGAAAGGTGAAGACGGCCAGGTGGTCAAAGATGACAAAGGCCAGGCTGAACTGGTGGTCGAGCGTCGCTTCGTCGAAACCGGCGAGCGCCGCGAAGGCCAGGTGGTGATTCTCAAAGGCCTGCAGGCCGGTGAGCAGGTGGTATCCGCCGGCCAGCTGAAGCTGGATAACGGTGCCCACGTCAGCATCGCCAATGCCAATGTCGAGGCCAAGCCGAGCGCCGAGTAA
- a CDS encoding multidrug efflux RND transporter permease subunit, with protein MAFTDPFIRRPVLATVVSLLIILLGFQAFSKLTIRQYPQMENALITVTTAYPGANAETIQGYITQPLQQSLASADGIDYMTSVSRQNVSVISIYARIGANSDRLFTELLAKANEVKNQLPQDAEDPVLSKEAADSTALMYISFYSQELSNPQITDYLSRVIQPKLATLPGMAEAEILGNQVFAMRLWLDPVKMGAYGVTASDVNEAVRKYNFLAAAGEVKGEYVVTSINAETDLKSAEAFAAIPLKTVGDSRVLIRDVARVEMGAESYDAISSFDGTPSVYIAIKGTPGANPLDVIKEVRKVMPDLEAQLPPNLKVSIAYDATLFIQASIDEVVKTLGEAVLIVIVVVFLFLGAFRSVLIPVITIPLSMIGVMFFMQLMGYSINLLTLLAMVLAIGLVVDDAIVVVENIHRHIEEGKTPFDAAIEGAREIAVPVVSMTITLAAVYAPIGFLEGLTGALFKEFALTLAGAVIISGIVALTLSPMMCAKLLRHEENPSGLAHKLDQIFDSLKQRYQRALHGTLDTRPVVLVFAVIVMCLIPVLLKFTKSELAPEEDQGIIFMMASAPQPTNLEYLNKYTDEFVTIFKEFPEYYSSFQINGFNGVQSGIGGFLMTPWNERERTQMEILPEVQGRLSQIAGLQIFGFNLPSLPGTGEGLPFQFVINTPNDYQSLLQVTERVKQRAVESGKFAFLDVDLAFDKPEVVVEIDREKAAQMGVSMEDLGLTLASLLGEGEINRFTIDGRSYKVIAQVERAYRDNPEWLGSYYVKSESGAMLALSTLVKVSDRARPTQLNQFQQLNSAIIQGVPIVSMGEAVETVTQIMLEEAPAGYAYDFAGASRQLVQEGNALYITFGLALALIFLVLAAQFESFRDPLVIMVTVPLSICGALIPLFLGLSSMNIYTQVGLVTLIGLITKHGILIVEFANQLRREKGLSRREAVEEAAAIRLRPVLMTTAAMVFGMVPLILATGAGAVSRFDIGLVIATGMSIGTLFTLFVLPCVYSLLAQPDAPPTTAKAH; from the coding sequence ATGGCTTTTACTGATCCCTTTATCCGTCGCCCGGTATTGGCGACCGTGGTCAGTCTGTTGATCATCCTGCTTGGCTTCCAGGCATTCAGCAAACTGACCATCCGCCAGTACCCGCAGATGGAAAACGCCCTGATCACGGTGACCACGGCTTACCCCGGGGCCAATGCCGAGACCATCCAGGGCTATATCACCCAGCCGCTGCAGCAGAGCCTGGCCAGCGCCGACGGCATCGACTACATGACCTCGGTCAGCCGGCAGAACGTCTCGGTTATCTCGATCTATGCGCGTATCGGCGCCAATAGCGACCGTTTGTTCACCGAACTGCTGGCCAAGGCCAACGAGGTGAAGAACCAGCTGCCGCAGGACGCCGAAGACCCGGTACTGAGCAAGGAAGCTGCCGACTCCACGGCGCTGATGTACATCAGCTTCTACAGCCAGGAGTTGAGCAACCCGCAGATCACCGACTACCTGTCACGAGTGATCCAGCCCAAGCTGGCCACCCTGCCCGGCATGGCCGAAGCCGAGATTCTCGGCAATCAGGTGTTCGCCATGCGCCTGTGGCTCGACCCGGTGAAGATGGGCGCCTACGGCGTGACCGCCAGCGACGTGAATGAGGCGGTGCGCAAGTACAACTTCCTCGCTGCTGCGGGTGAAGTAAAAGGCGAGTACGTGGTCACCAGCATCAACGCCGAAACCGACCTGAAATCGGCCGAGGCCTTTGCCGCCATCCCGCTGAAGACCGTGGGCGACAGCCGCGTGCTGATCCGTGATGTGGCGCGGGTGGAAATGGGCGCGGAAAGCTACGACGCGATCAGTTCCTTCGATGGCACCCCCTCGGTATATATCGCCATCAAGGGCACGCCAGGGGCCAACCCGCTGGACGTGATCAAGGAAGTACGCAAGGTCATGCCAGACCTGGAAGCCCAGCTGCCACCCAACCTGAAAGTCTCCATCGCCTATGACGCTACGCTGTTTATCCAGGCGTCCATCGACGAAGTGGTGAAAACCCTCGGCGAAGCGGTGCTGATCGTCATCGTCGTGGTGTTCCTGTTCCTCGGCGCGTTCCGCTCGGTGCTGATCCCGGTGATCACCATCCCGCTGTCGATGATCGGCGTGATGTTCTTTATGCAGTTGATGGGCTACTCGATCAACCTGCTGACCCTGCTGGCCATGGTGCTGGCCATCGGTCTGGTGGTGGACGACGCCATCGTCGTGGTGGAGAACATCCACCGGCATATCGAGGAAGGCAAAACGCCGTTCGATGCGGCCATCGAAGGCGCGCGGGAGATCGCCGTACCGGTGGTGTCGATGACCATCACCCTGGCGGCGGTATACGCGCCTATCGGCTTCCTCGAGGGCCTTACCGGCGCGCTGTTCAAGGAGTTTGCCCTGACCCTGGCCGGCGCGGTGATCATCTCCGGGATCGTCGCCCTGACCCTGTCACCGATGATGTGTGCCAAGCTGCTGCGCCATGAAGAGAATCCGTCGGGCCTGGCGCACAAGCTCGACCAGATCTTCGACAGCCTCAAGCAGCGCTACCAGCGCGCCCTGCACGGCACCCTGGATACCCGCCCGGTGGTCCTGGTATTCGCAGTGATCGTCATGTGCCTGATCCCGGTGCTGCTCAAGTTCACCAAAAGCGAACTGGCCCCGGAGGAAGATCAGGGCATCATCTTTATGATGGCCAGCGCGCCGCAACCGACCAACCTGGAGTACCTGAACAAGTACACCGATGAGTTCGTGACCATCTTCAAGGAGTTCCCCGAGTACTACTCCTCGTTCCAGATCAACGGCTTCAACGGTGTGCAATCGGGTATTGGCGGCTTTCTGATGACGCCGTGGAACGAGCGCGAACGCACCCAGATGGAGATTCTGCCCGAGGTGCAGGGTCGCCTGTCGCAGATCGCCGGTCTGCAGATCTTCGGCTTCAACCTGCCGTCCTTGCCGGGTACGGGTGAGGGCTTACCGTTCCAGTTCGTGATCAACACACCCAACGACTACCAGTCACTGCTGCAAGTGACCGAGCGGGTCAAGCAACGCGCGGTGGAATCCGGCAAGTTCGCCTTCCTCGACGTCGACCTGGCCTTCGACAAGCCGGAAGTGGTGGTGGAAATCGACCGCGAAAAAGCTGCGCAGATGGGCGTGTCCATGGAAGACCTCGGCCTGACCCTGGCCAGCCTGCTCGGTGAAGGTGAGATTAATCGGTTCACCATCGACGGCCGCAGCTACAAGGTGATTGCCCAGGTCGAACGCGCGTATCGCGATAACCCGGAGTGGCTCGGCAGCTACTACGTGAAAAGCGAAAGCGGTGCGATGCTGGCCCTGTCGACACTGGTCAAGGTCAGCGACCGCGCGCGGCCGACCCAGCTCAACCAGTTCCAGCAGCTGAACTCGGCGATCATCCAGGGCGTACCAATCGTCAGCATGGGTGAAGCCGTCGAGACGGTAACGCAGATCATGCTGGAGGAAGCCCCAGCCGGTTATGCCTACGACTTCGCCGGTGCGTCGCGCCAGCTGGTGCAGGAAGGCAACGCGCTGTACATCACCTTCGGCCTAGCCCTGGCGCTGATCTTCCTGGTGCTGGCGGCACAATTCGAGAGTTTCCGCGACCCACTGGTAATCATGGTCACGGTGCCGCTGTCGATCTGTGGCGCGCTGATTCCGCTGTTCCTGGGCCTGTCGAGTATGAACATCTACACCCAGGTGGGCCTGGTCACGCTAATCGGTCTGATCACCAAGCACGGCATCCTGATTGTCGAGTTCGCCAACCAGCTGCGCCGCGAAAAAGGCTTGTCGCGTCGTGAAGCGGTCGAAGAAGCGGCGGCGATTCGCCTGCGCCCGGTGCTGATGACCACTGCGGCGATGGTTTTCGGCATGGTGCCGCTGATCCTGGCAACCGGCGCCGGTGCGGTCAGCCGCTTCGACATCGGCCTGGTGATCGCCACTGGCATGTCGATCGGCACGCTGTTTACCCTGTTCGTGTTGCCCTGCGTGTACAGCCTGCTGGCGCAGCCCGATGCGCCACCGACAACGGCCAAAGCCCACTAA
- the groL gene encoding chaperonin GroEL (60 kDa chaperone family; promotes refolding of misfolded polypeptides especially under stressful conditions; forms two stacked rings of heptamers to form a barrel-shaped 14mer; ends can be capped by GroES; misfolded proteins enter the barrel where they are refolded when GroES binds): protein MAAKEVKFGDSARKKMLVGVNVLADAVKATLGPKGRNVIIEKSYGAPTITKDGVSVAKEIELKDRFENMGAQLVKDVASRANDDAGDGTTTATVLAQAIVNEGLKAVAAGMNPMDLKRGIDKATIAIVAELKKLSKPCADTKAIAQVGSISANSDTSIGEIIAEAMEKVGKEGVITVEEGSGLENELSVVEGMQFDRGYLSPYFINKPDTMVAELDGPLILLVDKKVSNIRELLPVLEAVAKSGRPLLIVAEDVEGEALATLVVNNMRGIVKVAAVKAPGFGDRRKAMLQDIAVLTGGTVISEEIGLSLESATLEHLGNAKRVILSKENTTIIDGAGVQTDIESRVLQIRKQIEDTSSDYDKEKLQERLAKLAGGVAVIKVGAGTEVEMKEKKARVDDALHATRAAVEEGVVPGGGVALVRALQAISELKGDNADQDVGIALLRRAVEAPLRQIVSNAGGEPSVVVDKVKQGSGNFGFNAATDTYGDMIEMGILDPAKVTRSALQAAASIGSLMITTEAMIAEVVEDKPAAGGMPDMGGMGGMGGMM, encoded by the coding sequence ATGGCTGCTAAAGAAGTTAAATTCGGCGATTCCGCCCGCAAGAAAATGCTCGTCGGCGTTAATGTTCTGGCTGACGCAGTAAAAGCCACCCTCGGCCCGAAAGGCCGTAACGTGATCATCGAGAAGAGCTACGGCGCTCCGACCATCACCAAGGACGGCGTTTCCGTTGCCAAAGAAATCGAGCTGAAAGATCGCTTCGAAAACATGGGCGCGCAACTGGTTAAAGACGTTGCCTCCCGTGCCAACGATGACGCGGGCGACGGCACCACCACCGCCACCGTTCTGGCTCAAGCTATCGTCAACGAAGGCCTGAAAGCCGTCGCGGCTGGCATGAACCCGATGGATCTGAAGCGCGGCATCGACAAGGCGACCATCGCCATCGTTGCTGAGCTGAAGAAGCTGTCCAAGCCATGCGCTGACACCAAAGCCATCGCTCAGGTCGGTTCGATCTCCGCCAACTCCGACACTTCCATCGGCGAAATCATTGCTGAAGCCATGGAAAAAGTCGGTAAAGAAGGCGTGATCACCGTTGAAGAAGGCTCGGGCCTGGAAAACGAACTGTCGGTTGTTGAAGGCATGCAGTTCGACCGTGGTTACCTGTCCCCGTACTTCATCAACAAGCCGGACACCATGGTGGCTGAGCTTGACGGCCCGCTGATCCTGCTGGTTGACAAGAAGGTTTCCAATATCCGTGAGCTGCTGCCAGTTCTGGAAGCTGTGGCCAAGTCCGGCCGTCCGCTGCTGATCGTAGCTGAAGACGTTGAAGGCGAAGCCCTGGCGACGCTGGTTGTGAACAACATGCGTGGCATCGTTAAAGTGGCTGCCGTTAAAGCCCCGGGCTTCGGCGACCGTCGTAAGGCCATGCTGCAGGACATCGCTGTTCTGACTGGCGGTACCGTAATCTCCGAAGAGATCGGTCTGAGCCTGGAAAGCGCAACCCTGGAGCACCTGGGTAACGCCAAGCGCGTGATCCTGAGCAAAGAAAACACCACCATCATCGACGGCGCTGGCGTTCAGACTGATATCGAATCTCGCGTACTGCAGATCCGTAAGCAGATCGAAGACACCTCGTCCGACTACGACAAAGAGAAGCTGCAAGAGCGTCTGGCCAAGTTGGCTGGCGGTGTTGCGGTGATCAAGGTCGGTGCCGGCACCGAAGTTGAAATGAAAGAGAAGAAAGCCCGCGTTGACGACGCCCTGCACGCGACCCGCGCAGCCGTTGAAGAAGGCGTGGTACCTGGCGGTGGCGTGGCTCTGGTTCGCGCTCTGCAGGCCATCAGCGAGCTGAAAGGCGACAACGCCGATCAGGACGTGGGTATCGCTCTGCTGCGTCGTGCTGTTGAAGCTCCGCTGCGTCAGATCGTTTCCAACGCCGGCGGCGAGCCGAGCGTTGTGGTCGACAAGGTTAAGCAGGGTTCGGGTAACTTCGGCTTCAACGCCGCGACCGACACCTACGGCGACATGATCGAGATGGGTATTCTCGATCCGGCCAAGGTCACCCGTTCGGCGCTGCAAGCTGCAGCTTCGATCGGCAGCCTGATGATCACCACCGAAGCGATGATCGCTGAAGTGGTAGAAGACAAGCCGGCCGCTGGCGGTATGCCAGACATGGGTGGCATGGGTGGCATGGGCGGCATGATGTAA
- a CDS encoding co-chaperone GroES, translating into MKLRPLHDRVVIRRSEEEKKTAGGIVLPGSAAEKANSGEILAVGTGRVLDNGEVRALAVKVGDKVVFGPYSGSNTIKVDGEDLLVMSESEILAVVEG; encoded by the coding sequence ATGAAGCTTCGTCCTCTGCATGACCGCGTCGTAATCCGTCGCAGCGAAGAAGAAAAGAAAACCGCAGGCGGCATCGTGCTGCCAGGTTCCGCTGCCGAGAAAGCCAACAGCGGTGAAATCCTCGCTGTCGGTACCGGCCGCGTGCTGGACAACGGTGAAGTGCGTGCCCTGGCCGTTAAAGTCGGCGACAAAGTGGTGTTTGGCCCTTACTCCGGCAGCAACACCATCAAAGTTGACGGCGAAGACCTGCTGGTAATGAGCGAGAGCGAAATTCTCGCTGTCGTTGAAGGTTGA
- a CDS encoding FxsA family protein, which produces MRAFLFLFLLFPFIELALLIQVGSAIGVLPTLLLVIGTGILGAILLRVAGVATAWRAREKLARGELPEQEMLEGLLIAVGGGLLLLPGFISDIFGLLCLIPFTRRLLVNKVRMRAAEQAMRQRAFFDDQAARSGQVRPNVLEGEFERRD; this is translated from the coding sequence ATGCGTGCGTTTCTGTTTCTGTTTCTGCTGTTCCCGTTCATTGAATTGGCCCTGCTGATTCAGGTGGGCAGTGCCATCGGTGTCTTACCGACCTTGTTGCTGGTGATTGGTACCGGCATCCTCGGCGCCATTCTGCTGCGCGTTGCAGGGGTGGCCACCGCGTGGCGTGCACGCGAGAAACTGGCCAGAGGTGAGTTACCCGAGCAGGAAATGCTCGAAGGCCTGCTGATCGCCGTCGGTGGTGGTCTGCTGTTGCTGCCTGGCTTTATCAGCGACATTTTCGGCCTGCTTTGCCTAATTCCGTTCACCCGCCGCTTGCTGGTCAACAAGGTGCGTATGCGCGCCGCCGAACAAGCCATGCGTCAGCGCGCCTTTTTTGACGACCAGGCCGCACGCTCCGGGCAAGTTCGTCCCAATGTGCTGGAAGGCGAATTTGAGCGCCGCGACTGA